From Quercus lobata isolate SW786 chromosome 1, ValleyOak3.0 Primary Assembly, whole genome shotgun sequence, one genomic window encodes:
- the LOC115987312 gene encoding heat shock cognate 70 kDa protein 2-like isoform X1, protein MGKGEGPAIGIDLGTCYSCVAIWQRNRVEIIPNDLGNRTTPSYVAFNETHRLIGQAAKDQISMNPTNTVFGSKRLIGRRFNDESVQRDMKLWPFKVIADPDHGRPIIAVTYKYEEKHFLAEEISSMVLVKMKEIAEAHCGSKIKNAVISVPARFNHSQRQATMDAGVIAGLDVMRLINEPTAAAIAYGLDKDGTGERNVLIFDLGGGTLDVSLLTIEGGIFEVKATAGNTHLGGEDFDSRMVNFFIQEFKRKHKKDITGGKAYRKLWNACERAKRMLSSNTRTTIEIDSLYDGIDFYSFITRAKFEELNMNIFRKCMGPVEKCLMDAKMDKSSVHDVVLVGGSTRIPKVQKLLQNFFDGKELCKRINPDEAVAYGCAVQAAILNGEGNTRVEKILCLDVTPLSLGLETSGDVMTVLIPRNTTIPTKKEEDFSTKSDEQKSVNIQVYEGEHAKTSGNNLLGKFELSGIPPAPGGVPQIAVCFDVDVDGILNVSAKDKTTGKRNNITITDKCRLSKEKIKKLVQEAKKYKAEDEEHNMKAELKNSLENYAFNMRSTFRDEETVAKVRAVDRKMVEEVIEETIDWLERNQLAEADEFEDKMSELESICNAVIAMIGQGADDDVGEATLEDEQHMEEIKIHQGVDSDMNVATQEDTKPKKEIHICQGPNGHMAIAMKEVNIQKEIKGQEAEKNIAQDKEDKKKEIKDKGQEAEKNIAQDKEDKKKEIKDKGQEAEKNIAQDKEDKKEIKDNRQEVAKNIAQDKEDKKKEKVEKYKAEDKEHKKKIEAKDALENCAYYMSYKIKDVKNALTKIEDAVEQTILWLQRNQLSEADEFVDKMKELEGICYPFIAKTYQGAGGDYGK, encoded by the exons ATGGGAAAAGGAGAGGGTCCGGCGATCGGAATTGACTTGGGAACGTGCTACTCATGTGTGGCAATTTGGCAACGTAATCGGGTGGAGATCATACCCAATGATCTGGGGAACCGTACAACACCATCTTATGTGGCTTTCAATGAAACTCACCGCTTGATTGGTCAGGCAGCTAAGGACCAGATTTCCATGAACCCCACCAACACTGTTTTTG GCTCTAAACGTTTGATTGGAAGGCGATTCAATGATGAATCTGTGCAACGTGACATGAAACTGTGGCCATTCAAGGTGATTGCTGACCCTGATCATGGGAGGCCCATTATTGCGGTCACATACAAGTATgaggaaaaacattttttggcTGAAGAAATCTCTTCAATGGTACTCGTAAAGATGAAGGAGATTGCTGAGGCTCACTGCGGTTCAAAGATCAAGAATGCTGTCATTTCTGTTCCTGCTCGTTTCAACCACTCACAGCGTCAAGCCACAATGGATGCCGGTGTCATTGCTGGTCTAGATGTGATGCGACTTATCAATGAGCCAACTGCTGCTGCTATTGCATATGGGCTTGACAAGGATGGTACTGGTGAGAGGAATGTGCTCATCTTTGATCTAGGTGGTGGGACATTGGATGTCTCACTTCTTACCATTGAAGGGGGTATCTTTGAAGTGAAAGCTACAGCTGGTAATACTCACTTGGGAGGTGAAGATTTTGATAGTAGAATGGTGAATTTTTTCATTCAAGAGTTCAAGAGAAAGCATAAGAAGGATATTACTGGGGGTAAGGCTTATAGGAAGTTGTGGAATGCTTGTGAAAGGGCTAAGAGAATGCTCTCATCTAACACTCGAACAACAATTGAGATTGATTCTTTGTATGATGGTATTGATTTCTACTCTTTTATCACCCGTGCCAAGTTTGAGGAGCTTAACATGAATATATTCCGGAAGTGTATGGGGCCTGTTGAGAAGTGTTTGATGGATGCTAAGATGGACAAGAGCAGTGTCCATGATGTGGTTCTGGTTGGAGGGTCGACGAGGATCCCCAAGGTTCAGAAATTGTTACAGAACTTCTTTGATGGGAAGGAGCTCTGCAAAAGGATTAACCCTGATGAGGCTGTTGCTTATGGTTGTGCTGTGCAGGCTGCAATTCTCAATGGTGAGGGTAATACAAGAGTGGAAAAAATCTTGTGCCTAGATGTCACCCCTCTATCTCTTGGTTTGGAGACCTCCGGAGATGTCATGACTGTGTTGATTCCAAGAAACACCACTATTCCCACCAAAAAGGAGGAGGATTTCTCAACCAAATCTGATGAACAAAAGAGTGTGAATATCCAGGTTTATGAGGGTGAACATGCCAAAACAAGTGGTAACAATTTGCTGGGCAAGTTTGAGCTCTCTGGTATTCCTCCAGCTCCTGGTGGAGTACCACAAATTGCTGTTTGTTTTGACGTTGATGTTGATGGAATCTTGAACGTTTCTGCCAAGGACAAAACCACTGGAAAGAGGAATAACATTACAATCACTGATAAGTGCAGGCTCTCCAAGGAAAAGATTAAGAAATTAGTGCAGGAGGCTAAGAAGTACAAGGCTGAGGATGAGGAGCATAACATGAAGGCCGAACTAAAGAATTCACTTGAGAACTACGCTTTCAACATGAGGAGCACATTTAGAGATGAAGAGACTGTTGCTAAGGTTCGAGCTGTGGACAGAAAGATGGTTGAAGAAGTAATTGAGGAAACTATCGATTGGCTTGAAAGGAATCAGCTTGCCGAGGCAGACGAATTTGAGGATAAGATGAGTGAGCTGGAGAGCATCTGCAATGCAGTAATTGCCATGATTGGTCAAGGTGCTGACGATGACGTGGGTGAAGCCACACTTGAGGATGAACAGCATATGGAGGAGATTAAGATTCATCAAGGTGTTGATAGTGACATGAATGTAGCTACCCAAGAGGATACGAAGCCTAAGAAGGAGATTCACATTTGTCAGGGTCCTAATGGTCATATGGCTATAGCCATGAAAGAGGTCAATATTCAGAAGGAGATTAAGGGGCAGGAGGCTGAGAAGAATATAGCTCAGGATAAGGAGGATAAGAAGAAGGAGATTAAGGACAAAGGGCAGGAGGCTGAGAAGAATATAGCTCAGGATAAGGAGGATAAGAAGAAGGAGATTAAGGACAAAGGGCAGGAGGCTGAGAAGAATATAGCTCAGGATAAGGAGGATAAGAAGGAGATTAAGGACAATAGGCAGGAGGTTGCGAAGAATATAGCTCAGGATAAGGAGGataagaagaaggagaaggttGAGAAGTACAAGGCTGAGGATAAGGAGCATAAAAAGAAGATTGAGGCAAAGGACGCATTGGAAAATTGTGCTTACTACATGAGTTACAAAATCAAGGATGTGAAGAATGCTTTGACAAAGATTGAAGATGCAGTTGAGCAGACCATCCTCTGGCTTCAAAGGAACCAGCTTTCTGAGGCAGATGAGTTTGTGGATAAAATGAAGGAGCTTGAGGGCATTTGTTACCCATTTATTGCCAAGACATACCAAGGAGCTGGTGGTGATTATGGTAAATGA
- the LOC115987312 gene encoding heat shock cognate 70 kDa protein 2-like isoform X4: protein MGKGEGPAIGIDLGTCYSCVAIWQRNRVEIIPNDLGNRTTPSYVAFNETHRLIGQAAKDQISMNPTNTVFGSKRLIGRRFNDESVQRDMKLWPFKVIADPDHGRPIIAVTYKYEEKHFLAEEISSMVLVKMKEIAEAHCGSKIKNAVISVPARFNHSQRQATMDAGVIAGLDVMRLINEPTAAAIAYGLDKDGTGERNVLIFDLGGGTLDVSLLTIEGGIFEVKATAGNTHLGGEDFDSRMVNFFIQEFKRKHKKDITGGKAYRKLWNACERAKRMLSSNTRTTIEIDSLYDGIDFYSFITRAKFEELNMNIFRKCMGPVEKCLMDAKMDKSSVHDVVLVGGSTRIPKVQKLLQNFFDGKELCKRINPDEAVAYGCAVQAAILNGEGNTRVEKILCLDVTPLSLGLETSGDVMTVLIPRNTTIPTKKEEDFSTKSDEQKSVNIQVYEGEHAKTSGNNLLGKFELSGIPPAPGGVPQIAVCFDVDVDGILNVSAKDKTTGKRNNITITDKCRLSKEKIKKLVQEAKKYKAEDEEHNMKAELKNSLENYAFNMRSTFRDEETVAKVRAVDRKMVEEVIEETIDWLERNQLAEADEFEDKMSELESICNAVIAMIGQGADDDVGEATLEDEQHMEEIKIHQGVDSDMNVATQEDTKPKKEIHICQGPNGHMAIAMKEVNIQKEIKGQEAEKNIAQDKEDKKEIKDNRQEVAKNIAQDKEDKKKEKVEKYKAEDKEHKKKIEAKDALENCAYYMSYKIKDVKNALTKIEDAVEQTILWLQRNQLSEADEFVDKMKELEGICYPFIAKTYQGAGGDYGK from the exons ATGGGAAAAGGAGAGGGTCCGGCGATCGGAATTGACTTGGGAACGTGCTACTCATGTGTGGCAATTTGGCAACGTAATCGGGTGGAGATCATACCCAATGATCTGGGGAACCGTACAACACCATCTTATGTGGCTTTCAATGAAACTCACCGCTTGATTGGTCAGGCAGCTAAGGACCAGATTTCCATGAACCCCACCAACACTGTTTTTG GCTCTAAACGTTTGATTGGAAGGCGATTCAATGATGAATCTGTGCAACGTGACATGAAACTGTGGCCATTCAAGGTGATTGCTGACCCTGATCATGGGAGGCCCATTATTGCGGTCACATACAAGTATgaggaaaaacattttttggcTGAAGAAATCTCTTCAATGGTACTCGTAAAGATGAAGGAGATTGCTGAGGCTCACTGCGGTTCAAAGATCAAGAATGCTGTCATTTCTGTTCCTGCTCGTTTCAACCACTCACAGCGTCAAGCCACAATGGATGCCGGTGTCATTGCTGGTCTAGATGTGATGCGACTTATCAATGAGCCAACTGCTGCTGCTATTGCATATGGGCTTGACAAGGATGGTACTGGTGAGAGGAATGTGCTCATCTTTGATCTAGGTGGTGGGACATTGGATGTCTCACTTCTTACCATTGAAGGGGGTATCTTTGAAGTGAAAGCTACAGCTGGTAATACTCACTTGGGAGGTGAAGATTTTGATAGTAGAATGGTGAATTTTTTCATTCAAGAGTTCAAGAGAAAGCATAAGAAGGATATTACTGGGGGTAAGGCTTATAGGAAGTTGTGGAATGCTTGTGAAAGGGCTAAGAGAATGCTCTCATCTAACACTCGAACAACAATTGAGATTGATTCTTTGTATGATGGTATTGATTTCTACTCTTTTATCACCCGTGCCAAGTTTGAGGAGCTTAACATGAATATATTCCGGAAGTGTATGGGGCCTGTTGAGAAGTGTTTGATGGATGCTAAGATGGACAAGAGCAGTGTCCATGATGTGGTTCTGGTTGGAGGGTCGACGAGGATCCCCAAGGTTCAGAAATTGTTACAGAACTTCTTTGATGGGAAGGAGCTCTGCAAAAGGATTAACCCTGATGAGGCTGTTGCTTATGGTTGTGCTGTGCAGGCTGCAATTCTCAATGGTGAGGGTAATACAAGAGTGGAAAAAATCTTGTGCCTAGATGTCACCCCTCTATCTCTTGGTTTGGAGACCTCCGGAGATGTCATGACTGTGTTGATTCCAAGAAACACCACTATTCCCACCAAAAAGGAGGAGGATTTCTCAACCAAATCTGATGAACAAAAGAGTGTGAATATCCAGGTTTATGAGGGTGAACATGCCAAAACAAGTGGTAACAATTTGCTGGGCAAGTTTGAGCTCTCTGGTATTCCTCCAGCTCCTGGTGGAGTACCACAAATTGCTGTTTGTTTTGACGTTGATGTTGATGGAATCTTGAACGTTTCTGCCAAGGACAAAACCACTGGAAAGAGGAATAACATTACAATCACTGATAAGTGCAGGCTCTCCAAGGAAAAGATTAAGAAATTAGTGCAGGAGGCTAAGAAGTACAAGGCTGAGGATGAGGAGCATAACATGAAGGCCGAACTAAAGAATTCACTTGAGAACTACGCTTTCAACATGAGGAGCACATTTAGAGATGAAGAGACTGTTGCTAAGGTTCGAGCTGTGGACAGAAAGATGGTTGAAGAAGTAATTGAGGAAACTATCGATTGGCTTGAAAGGAATCAGCTTGCCGAGGCAGACGAATTTGAGGATAAGATGAGTGAGCTGGAGAGCATCTGCAATGCAGTAATTGCCATGATTGGTCAAGGTGCTGACGATGACGTGGGTGAAGCCACACTTGAGGATGAACAGCATATGGAGGAGATTAAGATTCATCAAGGTGTTGATAGTGACATGAATGTAGCTACCCAAGAGGATACGAAGCCTAAGAAGGAGATTCACATTTGTCAGGGTCCTAATGGTCATATGGCTATAGCCATGAAAGAGGTCAATATTCAGAAGGAGATTAAGGGGCAGGAG GCTGAGAAGAATATAGCTCAGGATAAGGAGGATAAGAAGGAGATTAAGGACAATAGGCAGGAGGTTGCGAAGAATATAGCTCAGGATAAGGAGGataagaagaaggagaaggttGAGAAGTACAAGGCTGAGGATAAGGAGCATAAAAAGAAGATTGAGGCAAAGGACGCATTGGAAAATTGTGCTTACTACATGAGTTACAAAATCAAGGATGTGAAGAATGCTTTGACAAAGATTGAAGATGCAGTTGAGCAGACCATCCTCTGGCTTCAAAGGAACCAGCTTTCTGAGGCAGATGAGTTTGTGGATAAAATGAAGGAGCTTGAGGGCATTTGTTACCCATTTATTGCCAAGACATACCAAGGAGCTGGTGGTGATTATGGTAAATGA
- the LOC115987312 gene encoding heat shock cognate 70 kDa protein 2-like isoform X2, with protein MGKGEGPAIGIDLGTCYSCVAIWQRNRVEIIPNDLGNRTTPSYVAFNETHRLIGQAAKDQISMNPTNTVFGSKRLIGRRFNDESVQRDMKLWPFKVIADPDHGRPIIAVTYKYEEKHFLAEEISSMVLVKMKEIAEAHCGSKIKNAVISVPARFNHSQRQATMDAGVIAGLDVMRLINEPTAAAIAYGLDKDGTGERNVLIFDLGGGTLDVSLLTIEGGIFEVKATAGNTHLGGEDFDSRMVNFFIQEFKRKHKKDITGGKAYRKLWNACERAKRMLSSNTRTTIEIDSLYDGIDFYSFITRAKFEELNMNIFRKCMGPVEKCLMDAKMDKSSVHDVVLVGGSTRIPKVQKLLQNFFDGKELCKRINPDEAVAYGCAVQAAILNGEGNTRVEKILCLDVTPLSLGLETSGDVMTVLIPRNTTIPTKKEEDFSTKSDEQKSVNIQVYEGEHAKTSGNNLLGKFELSGIPPAPGGVPQIAVCFDVDVDGILNVSAKDKTTGKRNNITITDKCRLSKEKIKKLVQEAKKYKAEDEEHNMKAELKNSLENYAFNMRSTFRDEETVAKVRAVDRKMVEEVIEETIDWLERNQLAEADEFEDKMSELESICNAVIAMIGQGADDDVGEATLEDEQHMEEIKIHQGVDSDMNVATQEDTKPKKEIHICQGPNGHMAIAMKEVNIQKEIKDKGQEAEKNIAQDKEDKKKEIKDKGQEAEKNIAQDKEDKKEIKDNRQEVAKNIAQDKEDKKKEKVEKYKAEDKEHKKKIEAKDALENCAYYMSYKIKDVKNALTKIEDAVEQTILWLQRNQLSEADEFVDKMKELEGICYPFIAKTYQGAGGDYGK; from the exons ATGGGAAAAGGAGAGGGTCCGGCGATCGGAATTGACTTGGGAACGTGCTACTCATGTGTGGCAATTTGGCAACGTAATCGGGTGGAGATCATACCCAATGATCTGGGGAACCGTACAACACCATCTTATGTGGCTTTCAATGAAACTCACCGCTTGATTGGTCAGGCAGCTAAGGACCAGATTTCCATGAACCCCACCAACACTGTTTTTG GCTCTAAACGTTTGATTGGAAGGCGATTCAATGATGAATCTGTGCAACGTGACATGAAACTGTGGCCATTCAAGGTGATTGCTGACCCTGATCATGGGAGGCCCATTATTGCGGTCACATACAAGTATgaggaaaaacattttttggcTGAAGAAATCTCTTCAATGGTACTCGTAAAGATGAAGGAGATTGCTGAGGCTCACTGCGGTTCAAAGATCAAGAATGCTGTCATTTCTGTTCCTGCTCGTTTCAACCACTCACAGCGTCAAGCCACAATGGATGCCGGTGTCATTGCTGGTCTAGATGTGATGCGACTTATCAATGAGCCAACTGCTGCTGCTATTGCATATGGGCTTGACAAGGATGGTACTGGTGAGAGGAATGTGCTCATCTTTGATCTAGGTGGTGGGACATTGGATGTCTCACTTCTTACCATTGAAGGGGGTATCTTTGAAGTGAAAGCTACAGCTGGTAATACTCACTTGGGAGGTGAAGATTTTGATAGTAGAATGGTGAATTTTTTCATTCAAGAGTTCAAGAGAAAGCATAAGAAGGATATTACTGGGGGTAAGGCTTATAGGAAGTTGTGGAATGCTTGTGAAAGGGCTAAGAGAATGCTCTCATCTAACACTCGAACAACAATTGAGATTGATTCTTTGTATGATGGTATTGATTTCTACTCTTTTATCACCCGTGCCAAGTTTGAGGAGCTTAACATGAATATATTCCGGAAGTGTATGGGGCCTGTTGAGAAGTGTTTGATGGATGCTAAGATGGACAAGAGCAGTGTCCATGATGTGGTTCTGGTTGGAGGGTCGACGAGGATCCCCAAGGTTCAGAAATTGTTACAGAACTTCTTTGATGGGAAGGAGCTCTGCAAAAGGATTAACCCTGATGAGGCTGTTGCTTATGGTTGTGCTGTGCAGGCTGCAATTCTCAATGGTGAGGGTAATACAAGAGTGGAAAAAATCTTGTGCCTAGATGTCACCCCTCTATCTCTTGGTTTGGAGACCTCCGGAGATGTCATGACTGTGTTGATTCCAAGAAACACCACTATTCCCACCAAAAAGGAGGAGGATTTCTCAACCAAATCTGATGAACAAAAGAGTGTGAATATCCAGGTTTATGAGGGTGAACATGCCAAAACAAGTGGTAACAATTTGCTGGGCAAGTTTGAGCTCTCTGGTATTCCTCCAGCTCCTGGTGGAGTACCACAAATTGCTGTTTGTTTTGACGTTGATGTTGATGGAATCTTGAACGTTTCTGCCAAGGACAAAACCACTGGAAAGAGGAATAACATTACAATCACTGATAAGTGCAGGCTCTCCAAGGAAAAGATTAAGAAATTAGTGCAGGAGGCTAAGAAGTACAAGGCTGAGGATGAGGAGCATAACATGAAGGCCGAACTAAAGAATTCACTTGAGAACTACGCTTTCAACATGAGGAGCACATTTAGAGATGAAGAGACTGTTGCTAAGGTTCGAGCTGTGGACAGAAAGATGGTTGAAGAAGTAATTGAGGAAACTATCGATTGGCTTGAAAGGAATCAGCTTGCCGAGGCAGACGAATTTGAGGATAAGATGAGTGAGCTGGAGAGCATCTGCAATGCAGTAATTGCCATGATTGGTCAAGGTGCTGACGATGACGTGGGTGAAGCCACACTTGAGGATGAACAGCATATGGAGGAGATTAAGATTCATCAAGGTGTTGATAGTGACATGAATGTAGCTACCCAAGAGGATACGAAGCCTAAGAAGGAGATTCACATTTGTCAGGGTCCTAATGGTCATATGGCTATAGCCATGAAAGAGGTCAATATTCAGAAGGAG ATTAAGGACAAAGGGCAGGAGGCTGAGAAGAATATAGCTCAGGATAAGGAGGATAAGAAGAAGGAGATTAAGGACAAAGGGCAGGAGGCTGAGAAGAATATAGCTCAGGATAAGGAGGATAAGAAGGAGATTAAGGACAATAGGCAGGAGGTTGCGAAGAATATAGCTCAGGATAAGGAGGataagaagaaggagaaggttGAGAAGTACAAGGCTGAGGATAAGGAGCATAAAAAGAAGATTGAGGCAAAGGACGCATTGGAAAATTGTGCTTACTACATGAGTTACAAAATCAAGGATGTGAAGAATGCTTTGACAAAGATTGAAGATGCAGTTGAGCAGACCATCCTCTGGCTTCAAAGGAACCAGCTTTCTGAGGCAGATGAGTTTGTGGATAAAATGAAGGAGCTTGAGGGCATTTGTTACCCATTTATTGCCAAGACATACCAAGGAGCTGGTGGTGATTATGGTAAATGA
- the LOC115987312 gene encoding heat shock cognate 70 kDa protein 2-like isoform X3, with amino-acid sequence MGKGEGPAIGIDLGTCYSCVAIWQRNRVEIIPNDLGNRTTPSYVAFNETHRLIGQAAKDQISMNPTNTVFGSKRLIGRRFNDESVQRDMKLWPFKVIADPDHGRPIIAVTYKYEEKHFLAEEISSMVLVKMKEIAEAHCGSKIKNAVISVPARFNHSQRQATMDAGVIAGLDVMRLINEPTAAAIAYGLDKDGTGERNVLIFDLGGGTLDVSLLTIEGGIFEVKATAGNTHLGGEDFDSRMVNFFIQEFKRKHKKDITGGKAYRKLWNACERAKRMLSSNTRTTIEIDSLYDGIDFYSFITRAKFEELNMNIFRKCMGPVEKCLMDAKMDKSSVHDVVLVGGSTRIPKVQKLLQNFFDGKELCKRINPDEAVAYGCAVQAAILNGEGNTRVEKILCLDVTPLSLGLETSGDVMTVLIPRNTTIPTKKEEDFSTKSDEQKSVNIQVYEGEHAKTSGNNLLGKFELSGIPPAPGGVPQIAVCFDVDVDGILNVSAKDKTTGKRNNITITDKCRLSKEKIKKLVQEAKKYKAEDEEHNMKAELKNSLENYAFNMRSTFRDEETVAKVRAVDRKMVEEVIEETIDWLERNQLAEADEFEDKMSELESICNAVIAMIGQGADDDVGEATLEDEQHMEEIKIHQGVDSDMNVATQEDTKPKKEIHICQGPNGHMAIAMKEVNIQKEIKGQEAEKNIAQDKEDKKKEIKDKGQEAEKNIAQDKEDKKEIKDNRQEVAKNIAQDKEDKKKEKVEKYKAEDKEHKKKIEAKDALENCAYYMSYKIKDVKNALTKIEDAVEQTILWLQRNQLSEADEFVDKMKELEGICYPFIAKTYQGAGGDYGK; translated from the exons ATGGGAAAAGGAGAGGGTCCGGCGATCGGAATTGACTTGGGAACGTGCTACTCATGTGTGGCAATTTGGCAACGTAATCGGGTGGAGATCATACCCAATGATCTGGGGAACCGTACAACACCATCTTATGTGGCTTTCAATGAAACTCACCGCTTGATTGGTCAGGCAGCTAAGGACCAGATTTCCATGAACCCCACCAACACTGTTTTTG GCTCTAAACGTTTGATTGGAAGGCGATTCAATGATGAATCTGTGCAACGTGACATGAAACTGTGGCCATTCAAGGTGATTGCTGACCCTGATCATGGGAGGCCCATTATTGCGGTCACATACAAGTATgaggaaaaacattttttggcTGAAGAAATCTCTTCAATGGTACTCGTAAAGATGAAGGAGATTGCTGAGGCTCACTGCGGTTCAAAGATCAAGAATGCTGTCATTTCTGTTCCTGCTCGTTTCAACCACTCACAGCGTCAAGCCACAATGGATGCCGGTGTCATTGCTGGTCTAGATGTGATGCGACTTATCAATGAGCCAACTGCTGCTGCTATTGCATATGGGCTTGACAAGGATGGTACTGGTGAGAGGAATGTGCTCATCTTTGATCTAGGTGGTGGGACATTGGATGTCTCACTTCTTACCATTGAAGGGGGTATCTTTGAAGTGAAAGCTACAGCTGGTAATACTCACTTGGGAGGTGAAGATTTTGATAGTAGAATGGTGAATTTTTTCATTCAAGAGTTCAAGAGAAAGCATAAGAAGGATATTACTGGGGGTAAGGCTTATAGGAAGTTGTGGAATGCTTGTGAAAGGGCTAAGAGAATGCTCTCATCTAACACTCGAACAACAATTGAGATTGATTCTTTGTATGATGGTATTGATTTCTACTCTTTTATCACCCGTGCCAAGTTTGAGGAGCTTAACATGAATATATTCCGGAAGTGTATGGGGCCTGTTGAGAAGTGTTTGATGGATGCTAAGATGGACAAGAGCAGTGTCCATGATGTGGTTCTGGTTGGAGGGTCGACGAGGATCCCCAAGGTTCAGAAATTGTTACAGAACTTCTTTGATGGGAAGGAGCTCTGCAAAAGGATTAACCCTGATGAGGCTGTTGCTTATGGTTGTGCTGTGCAGGCTGCAATTCTCAATGGTGAGGGTAATACAAGAGTGGAAAAAATCTTGTGCCTAGATGTCACCCCTCTATCTCTTGGTTTGGAGACCTCCGGAGATGTCATGACTGTGTTGATTCCAAGAAACACCACTATTCCCACCAAAAAGGAGGAGGATTTCTCAACCAAATCTGATGAACAAAAGAGTGTGAATATCCAGGTTTATGAGGGTGAACATGCCAAAACAAGTGGTAACAATTTGCTGGGCAAGTTTGAGCTCTCTGGTATTCCTCCAGCTCCTGGTGGAGTACCACAAATTGCTGTTTGTTTTGACGTTGATGTTGATGGAATCTTGAACGTTTCTGCCAAGGACAAAACCACTGGAAAGAGGAATAACATTACAATCACTGATAAGTGCAGGCTCTCCAAGGAAAAGATTAAGAAATTAGTGCAGGAGGCTAAGAAGTACAAGGCTGAGGATGAGGAGCATAACATGAAGGCCGAACTAAAGAATTCACTTGAGAACTACGCTTTCAACATGAGGAGCACATTTAGAGATGAAGAGACTGTTGCTAAGGTTCGAGCTGTGGACAGAAAGATGGTTGAAGAAGTAATTGAGGAAACTATCGATTGGCTTGAAAGGAATCAGCTTGCCGAGGCAGACGAATTTGAGGATAAGATGAGTGAGCTGGAGAGCATCTGCAATGCAGTAATTGCCATGATTGGTCAAGGTGCTGACGATGACGTGGGTGAAGCCACACTTGAGGATGAACAGCATATGGAGGAGATTAAGATTCATCAAGGTGTTGATAGTGACATGAATGTAGCTACCCAAGAGGATACGAAGCCTAAGAAGGAGATTCACATTTGTCAGGGTCCTAATGGTCATATGGCTATAGCCATGAAAGAGGTCAATATTCAGAAGGAGATTAAGGGGCAGGAG GCTGAGAAGAATATAGCTCAGGATAAGGAGGATAAGAAGAAGGAGATTAAGGACAAAGGGCAGGAGGCTGAGAAGAATATAGCTCAGGATAAGGAGGATAAGAAGGAGATTAAGGACAATAGGCAGGAGGTTGCGAAGAATATAGCTCAGGATAAGGAGGataagaagaaggagaaggttGAGAAGTACAAGGCTGAGGATAAGGAGCATAAAAAGAAGATTGAGGCAAAGGACGCATTGGAAAATTGTGCTTACTACATGAGTTACAAAATCAAGGATGTGAAGAATGCTTTGACAAAGATTGAAGATGCAGTTGAGCAGACCATCCTCTGGCTTCAAAGGAACCAGCTTTCTGAGGCAGATGAGTTTGTGGATAAAATGAAGGAGCTTGAGGGCATTTGTTACCCATTTATTGCCAAGACATACCAAGGAGCTGGTGGTGATTATGGTAAATGA